A genomic segment from Neodiprion lecontei isolate iyNeoLeco1 chromosome 1, iyNeoLeco1.1, whole genome shotgun sequence encodes:
- the LOC107224844 gene encoding leucine-rich PPR motif-containing protein, mitochondrial yields the protein MALLRRSAWLLPTRMRFVKLWEKDQSCITYESNVCNRGYVHRPDMQMRRNSHYQSHGQASIPSNITCNQSTSDSAKPESKTASELRAISIDTKTSGMCYAEVLKAIDQESKKKSVDQSTLLCLLEYCSDMIPDAPISARLNLVNRIWHLVANINEPPSVDHYNVLLSIYKQNSQYLNVDEFLKNMKAPPNSDTYHLLLDAAAEIGDYSQVLLIMTRIKDMGYQVTEATFNSLMLAHSINNHIDQAHAVMKTMEAAGIEPSADTFFVLLRGYAYKGDIENLTRILKTSNLNATQIMSIVRTLSLSGNGDYISRVIQYLPQMTDITFKSISYTIVELTYSGLAKDAFKVINCFRILDGASDTSLNDLTDIFLYEIVKAETSIVEVFEICESLMSSTKNSSPLLRVTEAALRLQKQDIALRAFEIMKNQGIEIRPHFYWPLLVNTASTKGETDVLKLVKHMVENGVYLDDETLCHYVFPFLCAPKPLVIIRKLQDCGLKMSDLFGVLLTNYLDQGNLKDAIALTEKIKVKLDLYIVIERLVSGCRVTESFNETVQFLRNINTDSDQNGKFFEDLMANERIKASNEELASLIFAFDKHNLKISKTVADALELRILQLAEPERSMKTLKKLVTAETSTNDEIPDVWIPHPELMSLEQLENHLIDLTAKGMNTRGTLRRLLQAYCRKNNFKKAEETAELFKEKGFEWTSGMISSMFSLYVTNNMIDKADVYFRDLKTNHKDFIIDDYKVIDYATALVKNKKFEKGLEVLREQENVTSGPKTIRNCWRLLNAVAADGNLEATKKTLDILLEKGYCEVSIHVLSPLVRTNLLNGNLEEAIKQFKECALVYKLTPLKQELLRALVDISTDNPDAQKQLTDVLMVIKSISGEAAGNSHLFTALAARNKHKELQSFIKMPAVNQKTMEVSAKNLMTEQNLTALQGILKACRNVMKLDTRIIYDLILTLCSRSGDYKTALEIWDRMQAEDIIPLPKFTENLINFLNSQKVSLPDELQAKMKREKR from the exons ATGGCACTCCTACGTAGAAGTGCATGGCTCCTGCCAACCCGGATGAGATTCGTCAAATTGTGGGAGAAAGATCAGAGCTGTATCACCTACGAGAGCAACGTTTGTAATCGAGGTTATGTTCACCGTCCTGATATGCAAATGAGGAGAAATTCGCATTACCAATCCCACGGTCAAGCGAGCATACCGTCAAACATTACGTGCAATCAAAGCACCAGTGATTCCGCAAAGCCAGAATCAAAAACTGCCAGTGAATTGCGAGCGATATCAATTGACACAAAAACCAGCGGCATGTGTTATGCAGAAGTATTGAAAGCCATCGATCaagaaagtaagaaaaaatcagTCGATCAATCGACTCTTCTGTGTCTACTGGAATATTGCAGCGATATGATTCCGGATGCTCCAATATCTGCACGACTTAATCTGGTGAACCGGATCTGGCATTTAGTGGCAAATATAAACGAACCGCCGAGCGTCGATCATTACAACGTCTTGCTGAGCATCTACAAACAGAACTCGCAGTATCTTAatgtggatgaatttttaaagaatatgaAAGCACCTCCCAACAGCGACACCTATCACTTGCTACTTGACGCAGCTGCTGAGATCGGTGACTACAGCCAAGTATTGTTGATTATGACAAGGATTAAGGACATGGGATATCAAGTGACTGAAGCCACGTTTAATTCTCTGATGTTAGCACATTCAATTAATAATCACATTGACCAGGCTCATGCTGTTATGAAAACGATGGAAGCTGCCGGGATTGAGCCAAGTGCGGACACCTTCTTTGTTCTGTTACGGGGTTACGCTTACAAAGGTGatatagaaaatttaacaCGTATCCTGAAGACTAGTAATCTGAATGCAACGCAAATCATGTCTATCGTTAGAACATTAAGCCTTTCTGGTAACGGGGATTACATTTCCCGTGTTATACAGTACCTGCCACAAATGACTGATATAACCTTCAAGAGTATTTCCTACACAATTGTAGAATTGACCTATTCTGGGTTGGCAAAGGATGCCTTTAAGGTGATAAACTGTTTCCGCATTTTGGATGGGGCGTCTGACACATCGTTGAATGATCTTACCGATATCTTTTTGTACGAAATAGTCAAGGCAGAAACATCGATCGTAGAAGTATTTGAGATTTGTGAAAGTCTAATGTCTTCCACGAAAAATTCGTCACCTTTACTAAGAGTTACCGAAGCTGCTCTTCGATTGCAGAAGCAAGACATTGCTTTGCGAGCGTTTGAAATCATGAAAAATCAAGGCATTGAAATAAGACCTCACTTTTACTGGCCCTTACTTGTCAACACAGCTTCAACCAAAGGTGAGACTGATGTGCTCAAGCTGGTTAAGCACATGGTTGAGAATGGCGTTTACTTAGATGATGAGACATTGTGTCATTACGTATTTCCGTTTTTATGCGCACCAAAGCCCCTGGTGATTATTAGAAAATTGCAAGATTGTGGTTTGAAAATGTCCGATCTATTCGGAGTCTTGTTGACAAATTATTTAGACCAAGGAAACCTGAAGGATGCCATAGCTCTAACAGAAAAAATCAAGGTAAAACTTGATCTGTACATTGTCATAGAAAGACTTGTCAGTGGATGTAGAGTGACAGAAAGTTTTAATGAAACAGTACAATTTTTGAGAAACATCAACACGGATAGTGATCAGAATGGAAAATTCTTTGAGGACCTAATGGcaaatgaaagaataaaagcAAGCAATGAGGAACTTGCTTCTCTTATTTTTGCCTTTGACAAACACAATCTCAAGATTTCTAAAACAGTTGCAGACGCTTTGGAGCTAAGAATATTGCAATTAGCGGAACCTGAGAGGTCAATGAAGACGCTCAAAAAATTAGTCACTGCTGAAACAAGTACAAATGATGAAATTCCGGATGTATGGATACCTCACCCTGAATTAATGAGTCTTGAACAACTGGAGAATCATCTCATTGACCTAACGGCTAAGGGTATGAATACACGAGGTACTCTGCGAAGACTCCTTCAAGcttattgtagaaaaaataattttaagaaaGCTGAGGAAACTGCAGAATTGTTTAAGGAGAAGGGATTTGAATGGACGTCCGGAATGATTTCCAGCATGTTTTCCTTATATGTCACAAATAATATGATCGATAAGGCTGATGTATATTTCAGAGATCTGAAGACAAATCACAAAGACTTTATAATCGATGATTACAAGGTAATTGATTATGCTACAGCTCttgtaaagaataaaaaattcgaaaaaggtCTGGAAGTACTCAGAGAACAGGAAAATGTTACGAGTGGACCCAAAACTATCAGAAACTGCTGGAGACTTTTGAATGCAGTTGCTGCAGATGGAAATCTGGAAGCCACAAAAAAAACGTTGGATATCTTACTCGAAAAAGGGTATTGCGAAGTGAGCATTCATGTCCTCAGTCCATTGGTCAGGACAAATTTATTAAATGGTAACTTGGAAGAAGCTATTAAACAATTCAAAGAGTGTGCACTTGTGTATAAACTGACACCTCTGAAACAAGAACTGCTACGTGCTCTTGTAGATATTTCTACCGACAACCCTGATGCTCAAAAACAGTTGACAGATGTACTAATGGTGATAAAAAGTATTTCTGGAGAAGCAGCAGGAAACTCTCATTTGTTCACGGCATTAGCGGCAAGGAATAAACACAAGGAACTCCAATCATTTATTAAA atgCCAGCTGTGAACCAAAAAACAATGGAAGTCAGTGCAAAAAACTTGATGACTGAGCAAAATTTAACAGCCTTACAAGGGATTTTGAAAGCGTGTAGAAATGTGATGAAGCTGGACACACGGATTATTTACGATCTAATCTTGACATTGTGCA GTAGGTCTGGTGATTACAAAACAGCGCTAGAAATATGGGATAGAATGCAGGCAGAGGACATTATTCCACTACcaaaatttactgaaaatttaataaacttctTGAACTCGCAGAAAGTTTCATTACCAGACGAATTACAAGCAAAGatgaaaagagagaaacgctaa
- the LOC107224856 gene encoding intraflagellar transport protein 74 homolog isoform X1, with translation MDLDRPTTGRGAERPLTRWRREQEDVSRPQSRIERPSSRRGAKMDSQEMPVSSNYRAATAATPGRSVVGRPPSASAFSARVLNSASSRVSATSGGSFAVQGRLGTGLPSAAQVNLVDRPITQQGIAGLRPGTNRGLPMTRQVQDRRYYEGLLQLKIRELTQEIAVITRQVDSQSRERATFLHYDKRAKELAAELTELQGQLADYNIVVDKMTLDPDKNSLEMEAKSLAVKNDQTMAEIENLFAHRQQKEQELRAIEREVELEKKNAERIVEGMTIEQRAKYDDLTKQKIELQSSIDVMQTELDRLSNEKSTMEEQIALSQAKQEAVKLLVKISEVEGKRDKLREEEKNRLSPEEERIQLLAKVKQDNADVAAAERQTAELKRRIAEAEHELEQLETDLEECQSARHVKYKEMRKREEAMEQFMATFDRSKHEELERLDKLETTIVEHLTQISNCVSSDTHLTPGDELAILNIQHAISEDPDVPINVDQTIEGLSSEHTRLQQNLIKMQSLEKRLKVELTELKEKIGKKQSELLVLEDLDGLKARFEQKREEMIAERAKLREREPSIKQELASVRGEYEEIKSQLDKNETYVQISSLEDKLEKLKQNNETLQKFIREERERVDYNAIKSRALELVDRYNVKLRESVKGIH, from the exons ATGGACCTTGATAGACCTACAACTGGTAGAGGTGCTGAGAGACCACTGACGCGTTGGAGAAGAGAGCAGGAAGACGTTTCCAGGCCGCAGAGTAGAATCGAGAGACCTTCTTCGAGGAGAGGGGCCAAAATGGACAGCCAGGAAATGCCTGTATCGAGTAATTATCGCGCAGCAACTGCTGCAACTCCTGGTAGAAGCGTCGTAGGCCGACCACCTTCTGCTTCGGCATTCTCTGCTAGAGTACTTAACTCCGCTAGCTCCCGGGTCAGCGCTACCAGCGGTGGATCTTTTGCTGTCCAAGGAAGACTTGGAACTGGCCTTCCATCTGCAGCTCAGGTCAATCTAGTCGACAGACCGATTACGCAGCAAGGAATCGCCGGACTTCGGCCTGGGACTAACAGGGGACTGCCCATGACCAG ACAAGTCCAGGATCGAAGATATTACGAAGGTCTCCTACAATTGAAGATACGAGAACTTACACAAGAAATTGCAGTCATAACGCGGCAAGTCGACAGTCAGAGTAGAGAAAGAGCAACTTTTCTTCACTACGATAAACGAGCCAAAGAATTGGCAGCGGAGCTTACAGAATTGCAGGGGCAACTGGCCGACTATAACATTGTTGTTGATAAAATGACTTTAGACCCTGACAAAAACTCTCTGGAAATGGAGGCTAAATCTTTGGCCGTGAAAAATGACCAAACTATGGCTGAGATAGAAAATTTGTTTGCTCATCGTCAGCAAAAAGAACAAGAGCTTCGGGCCATCGAGAGGGAAGTAGAATTGGAAAAGAAGAATGCAGAGAGAATAGTCGAAGGAATGACTATTGAGCAGCGTGCTAAGTACGACGATttgacaaaacaaaaaattgaactgcAGAGTAGCATAGATGTTATGCAAACAGAGCTGGATCGACTATCTAACGAAAAATCGACCATGGAAGAGCAGATTGCACTTTCACAGGCTAAGCAGGAGGCTGTCAAACTTCTTGTTAAGATTTCAGAGGTTGAAGGAAAACGCGATAAACTacgagaagaagagaagaataGACTGTCGCCAGAAGAAGAGCGAATTCAACTCCTGGCCAAGGTAAAGCAGGATAATGCAGATGTCGCTGCAGCTGAGAGGCAAACAGCTGAACTTAAACGACGTATAGCTGAGGCTGAGCATGAGCTAGAACAGTTGGAAACAGATCTCGAAGAGTGCCAGTCAGCAAGGCATGTAAAGTACAAAGAGATGAGAAAACGAGAAGAGGCAATGGAGCAATTCATGGCCACCTTTGACAGGAGCAAACATGAAGAGCTTGAGAGACTTGATAAACTAGAGACTACAATTGTCGAGCATTTGACACAAATATCAAACTGTGTCTCTAGCGATACTCACTTAACTCCTGGTGATGAGTTGGCAATCCTGAACATCCAACATGCCATCAGCGAAGACCCGGACGTTCCTATTAATGTCGACCAAACTATCGAAGGATTGAGCAGCGAGCACACAAGGCTGCAgcagaatttaataaaaatgcaGAGTCTCGAAAAAAGGCTGAAAGTCGAGTTAACGgaactgaaagaaaaaataggtAAAAAACAAAGTGAGTTGCTTGTCCTTGAAGATTTGGATGGATTGAAGGCAAGGTTTGAACAAAAGCGAGAAGAGATGATCGCAGAACGGGCAAAACTTCGTGAGCGCGAGCCGTCCATCAAACAGGAACTGGCTTCTGTACGTGGAGAGTACGAGGAGATCAAGTCACAGCTAGACAAAAATGAAACTTATGTACAGATAAGCTCGCTGGAGGATAAACttgagaaattgaaacaaaataatgaaacattaCAGAAATTCATCAGGGAAGAACGCGAACGAGTGGATTATAACGCAATTAAGAGCAGAGCACTCGAACTGGTGGATCGGTACAATGTTAAACTAAGGGAAAGCGTCAAAGGAATACATTAG
- the LOC107224856 gene encoding intraflagellar transport protein 74 homolog isoform X2: MDSQEMPVSSNYRAATAATPGRSVVGRPPSASAFSARVLNSASSRVSATSGGSFAVQGRLGTGLPSAAQVNLVDRPITQQGIAGLRPGTNRGLPMTRQVQDRRYYEGLLQLKIRELTQEIAVITRQVDSQSRERATFLHYDKRAKELAAELTELQGQLADYNIVVDKMTLDPDKNSLEMEAKSLAVKNDQTMAEIENLFAHRQQKEQELRAIEREVELEKKNAERIVEGMTIEQRAKYDDLTKQKIELQSSIDVMQTELDRLSNEKSTMEEQIALSQAKQEAVKLLVKISEVEGKRDKLREEEKNRLSPEEERIQLLAKVKQDNADVAAAERQTAELKRRIAEAEHELEQLETDLEECQSARHVKYKEMRKREEAMEQFMATFDRSKHEELERLDKLETTIVEHLTQISNCVSSDTHLTPGDELAILNIQHAISEDPDVPINVDQTIEGLSSEHTRLQQNLIKMQSLEKRLKVELTELKEKIGKKQSELLVLEDLDGLKARFEQKREEMIAERAKLREREPSIKQELASVRGEYEEIKSQLDKNETYVQISSLEDKLEKLKQNNETLQKFIREERERVDYNAIKSRALELVDRYNVKLRESVKGIH, translated from the exons ATGGACAGCCAGGAAATGCCTGTATCGAGTAATTATCGCGCAGCAACTGCTGCAACTCCTGGTAGAAGCGTCGTAGGCCGACCACCTTCTGCTTCGGCATTCTCTGCTAGAGTACTTAACTCCGCTAGCTCCCGGGTCAGCGCTACCAGCGGTGGATCTTTTGCTGTCCAAGGAAGACTTGGAACTGGCCTTCCATCTGCAGCTCAGGTCAATCTAGTCGACAGACCGATTACGCAGCAAGGAATCGCCGGACTTCGGCCTGGGACTAACAGGGGACTGCCCATGACCAG ACAAGTCCAGGATCGAAGATATTACGAAGGTCTCCTACAATTGAAGATACGAGAACTTACACAAGAAATTGCAGTCATAACGCGGCAAGTCGACAGTCAGAGTAGAGAAAGAGCAACTTTTCTTCACTACGATAAACGAGCCAAAGAATTGGCAGCGGAGCTTACAGAATTGCAGGGGCAACTGGCCGACTATAACATTGTTGTTGATAAAATGACTTTAGACCCTGACAAAAACTCTCTGGAAATGGAGGCTAAATCTTTGGCCGTGAAAAATGACCAAACTATGGCTGAGATAGAAAATTTGTTTGCTCATCGTCAGCAAAAAGAACAAGAGCTTCGGGCCATCGAGAGGGAAGTAGAATTGGAAAAGAAGAATGCAGAGAGAATAGTCGAAGGAATGACTATTGAGCAGCGTGCTAAGTACGACGATttgacaaaacaaaaaattgaactgcAGAGTAGCATAGATGTTATGCAAACAGAGCTGGATCGACTATCTAACGAAAAATCGACCATGGAAGAGCAGATTGCACTTTCACAGGCTAAGCAGGAGGCTGTCAAACTTCTTGTTAAGATTTCAGAGGTTGAAGGAAAACGCGATAAACTacgagaagaagagaagaataGACTGTCGCCAGAAGAAGAGCGAATTCAACTCCTGGCCAAGGTAAAGCAGGATAATGCAGATGTCGCTGCAGCTGAGAGGCAAACAGCTGAACTTAAACGACGTATAGCTGAGGCTGAGCATGAGCTAGAACAGTTGGAAACAGATCTCGAAGAGTGCCAGTCAGCAAGGCATGTAAAGTACAAAGAGATGAGAAAACGAGAAGAGGCAATGGAGCAATTCATGGCCACCTTTGACAGGAGCAAACATGAAGAGCTTGAGAGACTTGATAAACTAGAGACTACAATTGTCGAGCATTTGACACAAATATCAAACTGTGTCTCTAGCGATACTCACTTAACTCCTGGTGATGAGTTGGCAATCCTGAACATCCAACATGCCATCAGCGAAGACCCGGACGTTCCTATTAATGTCGACCAAACTATCGAAGGATTGAGCAGCGAGCACACAAGGCTGCAgcagaatttaataaaaatgcaGAGTCTCGAAAAAAGGCTGAAAGTCGAGTTAACGgaactgaaagaaaaaataggtAAAAAACAAAGTGAGTTGCTTGTCCTTGAAGATTTGGATGGATTGAAGGCAAGGTTTGAACAAAAGCGAGAAGAGATGATCGCAGAACGGGCAAAACTTCGTGAGCGCGAGCCGTCCATCAAACAGGAACTGGCTTCTGTACGTGGAGAGTACGAGGAGATCAAGTCACAGCTAGACAAAAATGAAACTTATGTACAGATAAGCTCGCTGGAGGATAAACttgagaaattgaaacaaaataatgaaacattaCAGAAATTCATCAGGGAAGAACGCGAACGAGTGGATTATAACGCAATTAAGAGCAGAGCACTCGAACTGGTGGATCGGTACAATGTTAAACTAAGGGAAAGCGTCAAAGGAATACATTAG